The following nucleotide sequence is from Chryseobacterium sp. CY350.
TCCAGTTAAAAAATATCGCCAGTTTATTTCGAACGCTCAAAATAAGCATTAAATGTAAAAACATCCAAAAATACCATGCTAAAAATCCCTGAAATTTTATAAAAGGTAAATCTACAACGGCTCTGTGCTTCCCGATTGTTGCGAGCGAACCCTGATCTTTATATTCGTATTCACTCCACTCTGAAGCGTTCTTTGTTAAAAAATTTCTTCCTAAATTCTTTGCCTGGTTGATCGCTACATTCGCAACCTGAGGATGACCTTGAGGATATTTTGGTGTTTCCATATAAGCGATGTCACCTACCGCATAAATATTGTCGTACCCTTTTATTTTATTAAACCGGTCTACAATGTATCTGTTTCTCATCAGCTTTTCAGAAGGGAAACCGTCAACTACATTTCCTACAACACCGGCTGCCCAGATGACATTATTAGACGGTATCATTTTACCGCTTTTAAGATGAACTTTATCACCATCATAATCTGTAACCACTTCCCCGCTCATAAAATTAACGCCAAGCTCTTTCAGATACTGCTCAGATTTTTCCTGAGCTTCAGCGCTCATCACCGCCAAAGGTTTTTCTGTGGAACTTACCAGGATGATTTTGAGATTATTAAAATTCATGTACGGATAATCTCTCGGCAGAATTTCTTTTTTCATTTCCGAAAAGGCTCCGGCTAATTCTACTCCGGTCGGTCCGCTTCCAACGATCACAATATTCCAGTTACCATCATCGCTGCGGCTTTTTTCAAGTATCAGTTTTTCAAAAGTCATCAGAACATGATTTCTGATCCCGATGGCTTCCTGAGTATTTTTCATCCCGAAAGCTTTACTTTCAAGATCTTTATTTCCAAAAAAATTGGTTTTACAGCCTGTAGCGATGATCAATTTATCGTAAGTAAATTCCGCTTCATCCGTGATGACTTTATTTTGGGAAGGAACAATTTCTTTAACTTCCGTTAGACGAAACTGTGTGTTTCTGGAGTTCTGAAAAATTTTCCTGAAAGGAAAAGAAATATTGGAGGGTTCTATCCTACCGCATGCAACCTGATAAAACAATGGCTGAAACATGTGATGGTTTACTTTGTCTAAAACAATTACTTTTTTGTTTTTATTATTTAGTGTCTTCGCAAGCTGCAGCCCCGCAAAACCGCCTCCGATAATGATGATCTTTTCGCGTGTTTCCATATAAACAAATTTACTGAAATTATTTAGCATTTTCAGGCGCAAAAAGTTAGTTTTGCAAAACTTTATGACTGCTAAAAAGTACACGAAAAAAACTGCCAAAAAAATCCATAAAACACGACGAAAAAATTATTTTTTCCGCCGCAAAATGCTTTTTGTAATATTGATTATTGCACTTATCGGAACAGGTTTATATTTAAAGCAATCAATAAGTTACTATTATGCTTTATACTTTAATAAATTTTCTCATAAAAAGCTTCATAACAACGAAAAAGAAACTTTAAGGATCCAGAAAATCCTCAGTAATAATCTTGATAAAACCTATGGTTTTGATATTTCCCATTATCAAAATAGAGAAGATATCAGCTGGGATAGTCTGAGCATTGGAAACAAAACTATTTCCTTGGAATTTGTCGTAATGCGTGCAACGATGGGAAATAGAAGTGCAGATAAGCATTTTAGCGAATTTTGGCAACAGGCGCAAAAACACAAATTGATTCGTGGTGCATATCATTTTTACAGAGCTGATGAAGATCCTATCATTCAGGCAAATAATTTTCTGGAGAATGTAAAACTGCAAAGTGGAGACCTTCCGCCAATTTTGGATATTGAAAAAATTCCGAGAAGAAAATCAAACAAAAAACTGATAGAAGATCTTAAAATCTGGTGCAAAATTATAGAAGAAACCTACGGCGAAAAACCTATTATTTACACTTATTACCATTATTACAAGGACTTTCTAAAAGGCGAATTTGATGATTACCCACTTTGGCTGGCCAATTACAATGACGTTCCTACTCCATCACCAGATGATCAATGGGATTTCTGGCAATTCAGTGAAAACGGAATCGTTCATGGGATCAACACAAAAGTTGACTTGGATGTTTATAATGGTGGAGTCTGGTCGTTGAAAGGTTTGACTTTAGATTAAATTATTTATTTAAAAATTCAACGATATCTTTATTCAGCTGATCCGCATTTTCAAACGGAATCATGTGTGTAGCGTCTTTGTAAATTTTTAGCTTTGCATTGGGAATTTGCTTAGACAATAATTCAGAATGTTCAGGCTTGATAACATCTTTTTCTCCGGCAATCACCAAAACTTCAGATTGAATTTTATTTAAATTTTTATTGGAAATATTCGGTTCTTTCAACATCAGTTTAAGCAGTCTTCTTTCGTTGAACTTTTCCGGTTTATTTTCATACTGCATGGCTTTGAGGCTCAATTTAAACTTACTTATCAACTCTTCATCTACTCCGTCAGCAGAAGCATTGGCTCCAATGGTAATTAATTTATTTAAATTTTTAGGATATTTCAGCGCAAACTCAAGTCCGGTATTTCCACCATCGCTCCAGCCTACGATATTTACTTTTTTTAAGCCCAAACCATCAATTAAAGCTTTCATATCATCTGCGAAAATTTTATAATTGAAATCATTTTCTGTTTTATCAGTACTTTTTCCTTGCGCTCTCGTGTCAACAACAATCACTTTAAAATACTTTGAAAGTTCGGGAATTTGCTGATAAAAATCTCTGATGCTGCCTGAGTTTCCGTGGATCAAAAGCATAGGCTCTCCTTCACCGTAACTTTCGTAATATATATCTGCATCTTTTAGTTTTAATGTTTTTCCGGCAGATGCATTTTTACCGTAAATTGATTGTTCAGCTTCCATTTGATATTTGCTTACATCATAGAAGAGATTTGACAGACCGCTGTCATTATCATATTCTTCCTGAATTTCATTTTTCCCATTTTTATCTACTTTCACATCAATGTTGATTGCAGGCGCAGCGATGGTCATTTTTTTCCAATCGCCATAAAATTTTCTCAGATAACCTGTTCTGAAAAGCGCAGCACTGATATTCAATCTTCCCTCAAACTCTTTTAAAAACTGAATTCCGACAAAAAACTTGCCCTGCACCCAAATATTTTTTTCATTGACATCTAAAGTAAAGGTATCATCTATAATTTTATCCTTGGTTAGTTCCACCGTTATTTCCTCATCCAAAATACTCTCTCCCGGCAAACCATTTTTCTCACTATAAATGGTGTAACGCATAATGATCGGTCGGTCTGCAGTGATGCTTGCAATATTCAGATGAATATTTATGATCTTTGATTTCTTAGTAGCCTTAAATTCCAAAGCGGTTTCACCTAAAAAATCATCTTTGCTTAACTCTGGTTTTACAGAATACATCACACTTTTCGTTTTCGTATTCACACCCCAATTTTTATCAACCAGTTTTTTAGGGGCAATTTTTACTTCCTGAATATTTTTGAATTTCTCTTTTAAAAAAACTTTCCTGTCATTTTGTTTTACGAAATGCTGAACAGTTTCTGTATAGCTTTCGTACCCCGCAACATCGATTCTGACTTTAGCAGCAGGATTGATTTTAGAAAGATCAATAGCAAACTCTCCTTTTTCATCACTGATGATTCCCACATTTTCTTTTTCAACACCGATCTTTACGTAAGCAATCGGTATATTTTCTTCCCTGGACAAAACAGTTCCGGAAATTACCTGAGCATGAAGCAAAAAAGCAGCGAATAAAAGAATTAAAGCGTTGAGTTTCTTCATAATAAAAGTTTGATGCAAAAATCAATATTTGAAGATGAAAACAATCTTAATTTCTTATTAAATTTAAAGAAGATTTAGTTAAATAACATTTAAAAAATCACAACCATGTGAGCATCTTCATTAAAATTACTTAAAGGGCTTTCTCTGAATCCAATCAACTGTTGGATTGAGTGATTTAAAAATCCTTCCTATGAATTTATTGATAAGTAAATTATTATGTTTAATTAATCCAAAAATCTCTACTGGTTGCGCACCGATCGTAGATTTTATTTCGAGTGCTGTTCTTCCGAAAATAATTCGGTTAAATTTTTCCTTGATTCCGAATTCAACCATATCTAAGAGCATATTTAGGTAGATTTGTTTTTCTTTTTGCAACTCCTTGTCATACCCAAGAAAATAGGTATCAATATCTTGATTGTTGAGGATTAAAGTATAAAAACCGATCAGTTTTTCATTTAAATAATATCCAAAAACTTTGAAATTTTTTTTTAAAGATTCTTTCATGCTTTCAAAGTGATTTTCGGTGAGAAAAAAAGTATTGAAAGGCGCATTTTCAGCTACATTTTGATACAAGAGATTCATTTCTTTCTGATGAAATTTAATGTCGTGAAGATTCATTTCAGATTTTTCAATTCCAGCAATTTTTTTCTTTGCAGATTTGGCTCTGGTTCTGTATTTTGTAGAAAATGCATTCAGATAATCTTGAAAGGTCGTCCAGTTTTCCGTTAAATCTAAGAGCATATTCGGCTGTACAGAAAATCTGTAGAATGATAGGTACTTTTTACCTTGAAAATGTTTGATAAAACCGGCCTGATAATCTTTATAAATGATCAAAGAAGTTTTACCTTCCTTTTTTTGCATTTCATGAACAGCTTCATCTAAAAGCATAATCATATCCGGAACAGTAATTTTCTCAGCATCAAAATAAAATCCGTTTTGTCCGGTCAACATATTATTCCCGAGAATCATCACGTTTTTACTAAACTTTTTCGCCACAAAATTTTTTAAATTACAAAAAGCTTCATCCTGCTGAAAAGTTTTGTGCCGGAAAAAATCTAAATATTGAAATAAAGAACCGCCGATCAATTCATCACCTGAGAAAAATCCGACATAAAAACACTTCATATTTTCGGGACATGAGGTTTCTAAAGTTTCAAAATATTCTTTAGACAACATAATATTATGCTGCCCGATGACATCGTTCCAGTTATGTGGAATTTCTGACGAAGATTTGTATATTTTGAAAGTGTAAGACATAAAAAAGGCCACAAATGTAGCCTTATAATTTAGATTTAAATGTTTTATTTTTGAGTAACCCAATTGAAGCCATCCATGGCATACCAACCGCAGATAATTCCTCCCATAATGGTGATGGTGATCGTCCAATAAGCAGCATTAATCAGAGCATATTTCCAGGATTTTCTCTCAAACATCGCATTGATTGATATTAGGGGAAGTACAAAGAAAATTCCTGCCATAAAAGAATGTAAAGCACCATGACCAAAAGATCTGAAAGCAGTTCCGTAATCTTGCATAAATGCTGTAAATGAAGGTTTTGCCAGATCCGGATTTCCACCAACCATTCCTACAGCGCCAAACTGATGAATCGTAACAAACTGTAAAAACATTCCGATGAGTACCGACAAAACAACAGATGAAATGAAGATCACTCCCATATTTGCTCCTTTCATTTTATCTTCAGCCAACCCAGCTTCTCTCATCCATATTTTTCCGAAAACTTGTGGGCTGTACCAAATAAATCCCGTCAGTAATGGCACTAATGCAGCAAATAGTATTGCTAAAAAGTTGATTTGTATCATAATTTAAAGTTTTTAGGTTATTGTTTCAAATTTACATTAAAAAAATTACGTACAGATATTTATCATTTAAAAGCTTTAATATTTTGTACTTTTGCACCACAAAATTTGGATATTAATGAATTACGTTGCGGCAGAGAATCTTACAAAATCTTACGGGATAAAAACTTTATTTAAAAAAATTTCTTTCAACATCAATGAAGGTGACAAAATTGCCATTGTTGCCAAAAACGGAAGCGGAAAATCTACCCTTCTGAAAATTCTGATGGGTAAAGAAATAGCCGACAGCGGAAACGTGGTGATTAATAAAGATATTCAGGTGGTTTTGTTTGATCAGGAGATAGATTTTGAATCTGATTTGACGATTGAAGAATTCATGATGACTTTGGATTCAGCACCAATTTTGGCTTTAAAAAAATATCATCATGCATTGCTGTCGGGAAATCCGGATGAAATGGAAACTGCATTGGCCGAAATGGAAATTCACAAAGCGTGGGATCTTGAAAATGAAATGAGCCAGATTCTGTCTCAGCTTAAAATCACTGATCTGACTGCCAAAATGGGAATGCTTTCCGGTGGACAAATAAAACGTGTTGCCTTAGCTAAACTTTTAACGGAAACCAGAGCCGAGCATCGCCACACGCTTTTAATAATGGATGAACCTACCAACCACCTGGATGTGGAAATGGTAGAATGGCTTGAAAGCTATTTAAATAAAGCAAAAATCACTCTTCTTCTTGTAACTCACGACCGATATTTTCTTGATGCAGTGTGCGGAATTATCTGGGAAATGGAAGATCAGAATCTATATTTCCACAATGGTTCCTACGCTACTTATCTTGAAAATAAGATGATTCGTGAAGACAACATGAACTCGACCATCGACAAAGCACAAAATCTTTACAGAAAAGAATTGGAATGGATGCGAAGACAGCCGAAAGCGCGAACGACAAAATCAAAATCGCGACAGGATGATTTCTACGAAACTGAAAAAGTAGCCAAAACCGATACCCGAAAGGAATCTCTGGAGCTTGATTTTGAAATGAAAAGATTGGGTAACAAAATTCTGGAGCTTAAAGACATTTCAAAAAGTTATGGTGATAAATTATTACTGAAAGATTTCAGTTATTCTTTTCAACGTGGCGAAAAAGTAGGAATTGTAGGTAAAAATGGCGCTGGAAAATCTACTTTATTGAATATTATTCAAGGTTTTGAACCGAAAGATTCCGGGGAAATTGAAACCGGAGAAACAATTAAATTCGGATATTTTTCTCAGAAAGGCCTTAAATATAAAGAAGAGGAACGAGTTATTGATTTTATTAAAGATATTTCAGAAAACTTCCCGTTAGCAAACGGACGAACGATTACGGCCTCGCAGTTTTTGAGATTATTTTTATTTGATGATCAAACACAATATTCTCCGATTTCTAAACTTTCGGGTGGAGAAAAAAGAAGACTGCATTTGATGTATATTTTATATCAAAATCCAAACTTTTTGATTTTTGATGAGCCAACGAATGATCTTGACCTTCCGACTTTGACGGTTTTGGAAAATTTCCTTTTAAATTTCCAGGGAAGTTTAATTATTGTTTCTCACGACAGATATTTTATGGACAGAATTGTTGACCATATTTTAGCATTTGAAGGAGAAGGAAAAATAAAAGATTTTATAGGAAACTTCTCAGAGTACAGAGAAAATAAAAAGCTGGAAGACGGAAACCAGAAGAACGAAGATAAAAAAGCGAAAACTGTCGTTGAGAAAGTCGTTGAAAAACCTGTAGAACTAGTTGTTTCAACACCGCAAGCTCCAAAAAAGAAATTGTCTTTCAAAGAACAACGCGAGCTTGAAACAATCGAAAAAGAAATTCCTGAATTTGAAGCAAAAAGAGCAACTATTCTTGATCAGCTAAATAATGAAACAGAATATGAAAAAATTGTAAAACTGTCTGCTGAGCTTGAAAGTCTTTCAGAAAAACTCGAAAATCACGAAATGAGATGGCTTGAACTTCAGGATTAAGCAAAATTTTAAGTATAAAAAAGAGCTGTTCGGTATATTGAACAGCTCTTTTTGTTTTAAAATTATTATATAAAAATATCAGATATTGAATTAGTATTCCTATGTTTGGGAAATAAACTTAAGCTTGTCATGCGAAGTTTTATTACCTCAAAAAAATCATTATGCGAAACTTTCATTTAAAACTCATTATTTTTATTATCCTTCTTTCGTTTTCAAAAACATTCGGGCAATATTTCATGGTTTGCCAACCCGTAGAAATTGAAAAATATCGGGGGAAAGATTTTATTCTTGAAGGAAAAATATTTTATAATAGAGAAATCAAGAATGATTCCTGGGTTGTTTTGTCGGCGCTTTTCGTTGATGAGAAGGGCAAAGGAATGAAAAACACTATTAATAATGATGATGCCCAGGCGTATTATAAGAATGGGAATTGGAGCTCTTATCAGCTACAGGGAAAGATTGAGAAAAAAGCAAAATACATAGCCGTAGGAATTACTGTTGCCGGGTCGGGAAGTTATCACGTTGACGATTTTAAATTATTTATACAGGATGGCAATAATAAAATAGAAATTCCTGTAAGAAATGCCGGTTTTGAGGACGCTTCTTTAACTCCTTGGCAAGCACAAAACATTGATAAGGATACAAGATTATCTCTTGCTAATGATCAATATTTTTCGGGAAAACAATCTCTTTTCGTTGACAATTCTAACATCAAAATGACACCAACTTTTGGTAATAATAAAGAAAACGGAAAATTTACGGATGTGAACGGCGTAAAACTTTATTATGAAGTTTACGGTAAAGGTGAACCGCTTTTGTTGATTCACGGAAACAACTCTTCAATGGCGAGTTTTAATCAGCAAATTGACGTTTTAAGCAAAAAATACATGGTCATTGGTTTAGACAGTCGTGGCCAGGGAAAGTCTTCTTCTGATGACCAAAAGTTGACCTATGAACTAATGGCAGATGATATCAATGTTTTTTTAGAAAAGATAAACCTGAAAAAGGTTAATATTTTAGGCTGGAGTGACGGTGGAAATATTGCAGTTATTTTAGGAATGGAACATCCTGATAAAGTAAAAAAAATGGCGATTATGGGAGCCGTACTTTACAATAACGAAACTTCAGTTTTTCCTGAGATTAATAAAATACTGAATGAGCAGGTAAAAGAAATGAAGGAACGCGGAGTATCTGAAAATGACATGAATTATCGTCTTAAAATTCTTCTCCTTACTGAACCTAATATCAATCCCGATTCTTTAAAGAAAATACAGGCACCGACATTGGTAATGGCAGGTGAACGTGATGTAATGCCTGAAAAACATACAAAACTGATTGCAGAAAAAATTCCAAACGGTAAAATGTTGATCTTTAAAGGTGCTGATCATGAAGCTCCTTCCAAAATACCCGAAAAATTTAACCAAGCAATTCTAGATTTTTTCGAGTAATTCATTTTGGATATTCGGTTGAAATAAAATACAAAAGTTAGATATTCGATATCTAACTTTTTTTTATCATCGTAGAAATACTGTACAGTAAAAAAGCAGTTCCCAAAATCAAAAAACCATATTTGAGATACATATTGTCATTAACCAAAGTCAGACCGATTCCTAAAAAAAGAAGACCGATCACTGTAAAACTTGAGCTCCTTTTTTTCATATTTTTAATGTAAATCTAAAACTTTTCCTTTATCAGAACTCTCCAATGCCGCTTCGATGATTTTCATATTCTGAACAACTTCATTTCCTAACGAAGGCAGAGCATATCCGAATACGATGTGTTCATAGATTTGTTGATAGTAATTCATATAATTTCCGGGTTCGCTGGATGTGAGAATTTTTTCAGTTTCTTTATTTTCATTCAGCACATTCAATATTCCGTCAGATTCTTTCAATGGCTGCATCCAGTTTTTTCCATATTCGGGAATTGCTCCTGCTACCAGTTCATTTTCCTGATCGTCAGTTCGTTCCTGAAGAAAACTTCCTTTACTTCCAAAAATTTTATAAGCGAAA
It contains:
- a CDS encoding NAD(P)/FAD-dependent oxidoreductase — encoded protein: METREKIIIIGGGFAGLQLAKTLNNKNKKVIVLDKVNHHMFQPLFYQVACGRIEPSNISFPFRKIFQNSRNTQFRLTEVKEIVPSQNKVITDEAEFTYDKLIIATGCKTNFFGNKDLESKAFGMKNTQEAIGIRNHVLMTFEKLILEKSRSDDGNWNIVIVGSGPTGVELAGAFSEMKKEILPRDYPYMNFNNLKIILVSSTEKPLAVMSAEAQEKSEQYLKELGVNFMSGEVVTDYDGDKVHLKSGKMIPSNNVIWAAGVVGNVVDGFPSEKLMRNRYIVDRFNKIKGYDNIYAVGDIAYMETPKYPQGHPQVANVAINQAKNLGRNFLTKNASEWSEYEYKDQGSLATIGKHRAVVDLPFIKFQGFLAWYFWMFLHLMLILSVRNKLAIFFNWMWSYFNKDSSLRLIISPNKKNSTEQ
- a CDS encoding glycoside hydrolase family 25 protein; this translates as MTAKKYTKKTAKKIHKTRRKNYFFRRKMLFVILIIALIGTGLYLKQSISYYYALYFNKFSHKKLHNNEKETLRIQKILSNNLDKTYGFDISHYQNREDISWDSLSIGNKTISLEFVVMRATMGNRSADKHFSEFWQQAQKHKLIRGAYHFYRADEDPIIQANNFLENVKLQSGDLPPILDIEKIPRRKSNKKLIEDLKIWCKIIEETYGEKPIIYTYYHYYKDFLKGEFDDYPLWLANYNDVPTPSPDDQWDFWQFSENGIVHGINTKVDLDVYNGGVWSLKGLTLD
- a CDS encoding alpha/beta fold hydrolase, with protein sequence MKKLNALILLFAAFLLHAQVISGTVLSREENIPIAYVKIGVEKENVGIISDEKGEFAIDLSKINPAAKVRIDVAGYESYTETVQHFVKQNDRKVFLKEKFKNIQEVKIAPKKLVDKNWGVNTKTKSVMYSVKPELSKDDFLGETALEFKATKKSKIINIHLNIASITADRPIIMRYTIYSEKNGLPGESILDEEITVELTKDKIIDDTFTLDVNEKNIWVQGKFFVGIQFLKEFEGRLNISAALFRTGYLRKFYGDWKKMTIAAPAINIDVKVDKNGKNEIQEEYDNDSGLSNLFYDVSKYQMEAEQSIYGKNASAGKTLKLKDADIYYESYGEGEPMLLIHGNSGSIRDFYQQIPELSKYFKVIVVDTRAQGKSTDKTENDFNYKIFADDMKALIDGLGLKKVNIVGWSDGGNTGLEFALKYPKNLNKLITIGANASADGVDEELISKFKLSLKAMQYENKPEKFNERRLLKLMLKEPNISNKNLNKIQSEVLVIAGEKDVIKPEHSELLSKQIPNAKLKIYKDATHMIPFENADQLNKDIVEFLNK
- a CDS encoding 8-amino-7-oxononanoate synthase yields the protein MSYTFKIYKSSSEIPHNWNDVIGQHNIMLSKEYFETLETSCPENMKCFYVGFFSGDELIGGSLFQYLDFFRHKTFQQDEAFCNLKNFVAKKFSKNVMILGNNMLTGQNGFYFDAEKITVPDMIMLLDEAVHEMQKKEGKTSLIIYKDYQAGFIKHFQGKKYLSFYRFSVQPNMLLDLTENWTTFQDYLNAFSTKYRTRAKSAKKKIAGIEKSEMNLHDIKFHQKEMNLLYQNVAENAPFNTFFLTENHFESMKESLKKNFKVFGYYLNEKLIGFYTLILNNQDIDTYFLGYDKELQKEKQIYLNMLLDMVEFGIKEKFNRIIFGRTALEIKSTIGAQPVEIFGLIKHNNLLINKFIGRIFKSLNPTVDWIQRKPFK
- a CDS encoding DUF1761 domain-containing protein, encoding MIQINFLAILFAALVPLLTGFIWYSPQVFGKIWMREAGLAEDKMKGANMGVIFISSVVLSVLIGMFLQFVTIHQFGAVGMVGGNPDLAKPSFTAFMQDYGTAFRSFGHGALHSFMAGIFFVLPLISINAMFERKSWKYALINAAYWTITITIMGGIICGWYAMDGFNWVTQK
- a CDS encoding ABC-F family ATP-binding cassette domain-containing protein, which translates into the protein MNYVAAENLTKSYGIKTLFKKISFNINEGDKIAIVAKNGSGKSTLLKILMGKEIADSGNVVINKDIQVVLFDQEIDFESDLTIEEFMMTLDSAPILALKKYHHALLSGNPDEMETALAEMEIHKAWDLENEMSQILSQLKITDLTAKMGMLSGGQIKRVALAKLLTETRAEHRHTLLIMDEPTNHLDVEMVEWLESYLNKAKITLLLVTHDRYFLDAVCGIIWEMEDQNLYFHNGSYATYLENKMIREDNMNSTIDKAQNLYRKELEWMRRQPKARTTKSKSRQDDFYETEKVAKTDTRKESLELDFEMKRLGNKILELKDISKSYGDKLLLKDFSYSFQRGEKVGIVGKNGAGKSTLLNIIQGFEPKDSGEIETGETIKFGYFSQKGLKYKEEERVIDFIKDISENFPLANGRTITASQFLRLFLFDDQTQYSPISKLSGGEKRRLHLMYILYQNPNFLIFDEPTNDLDLPTLTVLENFLLNFQGSLIIVSHDRYFMDRIVDHILAFEGEGKIKDFIGNFSEYRENKKLEDGNQKNEDKKAKTVVEKVVEKPVELVVSTPQAPKKKLSFKEQRELETIEKEIPEFEAKRATILDQLNNETEYEKIVKLSAELESLSEKLENHEMRWLELQD
- a CDS encoding alpha/beta fold hydrolase, encoding MRNFHLKLIIFIILLSFSKTFGQYFMVCQPVEIEKYRGKDFILEGKIFYNREIKNDSWVVLSALFVDEKGKGMKNTINNDDAQAYYKNGNWSSYQLQGKIEKKAKYIAVGITVAGSGSYHVDDFKLFIQDGNNKIEIPVRNAGFEDASLTPWQAQNIDKDTRLSLANDQYFSGKQSLFVDNSNIKMTPTFGNNKENGKFTDVNGVKLYYEVYGKGEPLLLIHGNNSSMASFNQQIDVLSKKYMVIGLDSRGQGKSSSDDQKLTYELMADDINVFLEKINLKKVNILGWSDGGNIAVILGMEHPDKVKKMAIMGAVLYNNETSVFPEINKILNEQVKEMKERGVSENDMNYRLKILLLTEPNINPDSLKKIQAPTLVMAGERDVMPEKHTKLIAEKIPNGKMLIFKGADHEAPSKIPEKFNQAILDFFE